The segment TCGTTAGTCGTGAATAAAACAGTTCCGGATTTTCCACTCACGACTAACGACTCACCACTCACGTTTCTTAGAATTTCAACGTCTCCTTTACTTCACCGCAAGTCAACATTTTCTTACCGAAGTAAGGATTCATAATACTATCAGCATTGCTGAGCCAATAAGCACCTTTATCGTTAAATGCCATCGGGCAATATTGATAGTAGATAGTAGCACCTGTGGGTTTAATTACACGCACCATATCGTAAAATGCATTCGATACCATTTCGAAAGATTCACGTTTTTTCTCCAGTTCTTTTTCGCCCAACATACCACTCAGTTCTGCAGCAACATCACCTGCACGACCGTTGATACTCGAGAAACCAAGTGTATCAAATTTCTGTACCTCATCGAGCTTTAAACTGTCGAGTAAGGATTTTAATGCTGCACCTGCCGCATTCACTTTCACTGTATCGCTCGCAACAAACGCATCTTTCAGGCTATAATACGCATTCAACACATTGTTCATCGATTGGTTGAATGTTTCGCTGTATGCATACCCGGCTGCAGCTTTCGGTTCAGTCGTTGTTGTTTCTTCTGTTTTGTCTTCTTTGTTTTTACAGGCTACCGCTAGAAAAATGACGGAGAGGATAAGCAAAGTCTTCTTCATAAAAAAAATTTTGGCAAAGATAAGACCTACGGGGTTTGCTGCGAGCTGTCAGGAATACCAAACATTCAACCGCCGTCAGGGTTACCAACCGCTGACGAGGTTCCCGCTTCGTACTTCGTACCTCTTACCTCGTACTTCGTACTCAATCCCTCTTACCTCCTACTTCTTACCTCTCACCCCGCACTTAAACCTTATCTTTGCGGCTCATTTTTAAGTAAGAATTATGTTAGCTGGTTTTCAGAATGTAACGTTTGAGTTTGGTGCAAGAGCTATTATAGAAGATTCTACCTGGCATATTCACCCCAATGAACGCATTGGTTTGATCGGGTATAATGGTACGGGCAAGTCTACCCTCCTGAAACTGCTGGTGGGCGAATACCAACCTTC is part of the Lacibacter sediminis genome and harbors:
- a CDS encoding DUF3347 domain-containing protein — protein: MKKTLLILSVIFLAVACKNKEDKTEETTTTEPKAAAGYAYSETFNQSMNNVLNAYYSLKDAFVASDTVKVNAAGAALKSLLDSLKLDEVQKFDTLGFSSINGRAGDVAAELSGMLGEKELEKKRESFEMVSNAFYDMVRVIKPTGATIYYQYCPMAFNDKGAYWLSNADSIMNPYFGKKMLTCGEVKETLKF